The Pempheris klunzingeri isolate RE-2024b chromosome 1, fPemKlu1.hap1, whole genome shotgun sequence genome includes a region encoding these proteins:
- the LOC139215524 gene encoding long-chain fatty acid transport protein 2: MMEVYVLSVILATILLIPSALRAFCPYLWTDVLYFRDLLRILVRFVSRRRRRPFYFVLDRFLEQTAAHPDKPFIVFGNESFSYSCTDKRSNKIANALLSNPGYKPGDTVALFMGNEPAFMFTWLALAKLGSPVALLNQNIRTKSLLHCFNCCKAKVLIAASELKEAVEDVLPSLTEQGVTVLLMTKHCDAPGIQSLSDKVDEASDSPLPRSLRSHITFKSPAVYIYTSGTTGLPKAAVVNQNRLLTALAVLSSNGVTCNDVIYLNLPLYHTAGFIIGFIGSIETGSTIILKKKFSASQFWDDCRKYSVTVVQYIGEVMRYLCSTPKRENDKDHKVRLAIGNGVRAEIWREFLNRFGDIQVREFYASTEGNVGFVNYAGKVGAIGRVNFLHRKLFPYTLIKYDTERDEPVRDSNGLCVESPKGETGLLVSKITDIAPFVGYAQNEDQTEKKRLRNVLKKGDLYFNSGDLLRIDNDNFIYFQDRVGDTFRWKGENVATTEVSDILTISDCVKEANVYGVQVPGHEGRIGMAAVTVKEGAQFDGRKIYNHVVSYLPSYARPRFIRIQDAVEVTGTFKQMKVKLVEENFDPGRVQDPLYILADDEKSYVPLTAQVYGCIMSGDSKL, encoded by the exons ATGATGGAGGTGTATgttctttcagtcattttagCAACAATCCTCCTCATCCCATCCGCACTCAGAGCTTTCTGCCCTTATCTCTGGACGGATGTTCTGTATTTCAGGGATCTCCTGCGGATTTTAGTGAGGTTTGTCTCGAGGCGCAGAAGGAGACCTTTCTACTTTGTTTTGGACCGTTTCTTGGAGCAGACCGCTGCGCATCCAGACAAGCCCTTCATTGTGTTTGGGAATGAGAGCTTCTCGTACTCTTGCACCGATAAAAGGAGCAACAAAATTGCCAACGCGCTTCTGTCCAATCCCGGGTACAAACCCGGGGACACCGTCGCGCTTTTCATGGGGAACGAACCCGCCTTCATGTTTACCTGGCTGGCTCTGGCTAAATTAGGCTCCCCTGTGGCTCTGCTCAACCAAAACATCCGGACCAAGTCTCTGCTGCACTGCTTCAACTGCTGCAAGGCCAAAGTGCTGATAGCagcctcag AGCTTAAGGAGGCAGTGGAGGATGTGCTGCCCTCGCTGACAGAGCAGGGCGTCACCGTCCTCCTGATGACCAAACACTGTGACGCCCCTGGTATCCAGAGCCTCTCTGACAAAGTGGACGAGGCGTCGGACTCTCCGCTCCCACGATCCCTCAGATCGCACATCACGTTCAAAAGTCCTGCAGTTTACATTTACACTTCTGGAACTACAG GTCTCCCTAAGGCAGCAGTGGTCAATCAGAACCGCCTCCTAACAGCCCTGGCTGTTTTATCTTCAAACGGTGTCACATGTAACGATGTCATCTACCTCAACCTGCCTCTGTACCACACAGCTGGATTTATCATAGGCTTTATTGGCTCCATTGAGACAG gatCTACCATCATTCTGAAGAAGAAGTTTTCTGCCTCTCAGTTCTGGGATGACTGCAGGAAATACAGTGTGACTGTTGTCCAGTACATAGGAGAGGTGATGCGTTACCTCTGTAGCACACCGAAG AGAGAAAACGACAAGGACCATAAAGTAAGACTGGCCATCGGCAACGGCGTCAGAGCAGAGATATGGAGAGAGTTCCTCAATCGCTTTGGGGACATTCAGGTCCGAGAGTTTTACGCCTCCACTGAGGGAAATGTGGGATTTGTCAACTACGCAGGAAAAGTTGGAGCTATTGGACGAGTCAACTTTTTGCATCGG AAGCTGTTTCCCTACACTCTGATTAAGTATGACACAGAGCGGGATGAACCGGTTCGAGATTCTAACGGCCTCTGTGTTGAGTCACCCAAAG GTGAGACAGGACTGCTGGTGTCGAAGATCACAGACATTGCTCCTTTTGTCGGCTACGCCCAGAATGAGGATCAAACGGAGAAGAAGAGACTCCGTAATGTTCTCAAGAAAGGAGATCTTTACTTCAACAGTGGAGACCTATTGAGGATCGATAACGACAACTTCATTTACTTTCAGGATCGTGTAGGCGACACATTCAG GTGGAAAGGTGAGAATGTGGCTACAACCGAGGTGTCAGACATCCTGACGATCAGCGATTGTGTCAAAGAGGCCAACGTTTACGGAGTCCAAGTGCCAG GGCATGAGGGGCGGATAGGGATGGCAGCGGTCACTGTGAAGGAAGGTGCCCAGTTTGATGGGAGGAAAATATATAACCATGTGGTGAGCTACCTGCCCTCCTACGCCCGACCTCGCTTCATAAGAATACAG GATGCCGTTGAGGTGACGGGGACTTTCAAGCAGATGAAGGTGAAGCTCGTGGAGGAGAATTTCGATCCGGGACGTGTCCAGGACCCTCTTTACATCCTTGCTGATGACGAGAAGAGTTACGTACCGCTGACAGCTCAGGTCTACGGCTGCATCATGTCAGGAGACAGCAAACTATGA
- the gatm gene encoding glycine amidinotransferase, mitochondrial gives MLRVRCLRGGSRGAEAAHLIGAMLGRAVTGWVQRAFQSTSSAAAAAQPQRAVEEEHVTEPVQQECPVCSYNEWDPLEEVIVGRAENAHVPPFTVEVKANTYEKYWPFYQKHGGQAFPADHLKNAVAEIEEMCNILRQEGVVVRRPEPIEWSLQYKTPDFTSSGMYAAMPRDILMVVGNEIIEAPMAWRARFFEYRAYRPLIKEYFRKGAKWTTAPKPTMADELYDQDYPIRTVEDRHKLAAEGKFVTTEHEPCFDAADFIRAGRDLFVQRSQVTNYMGIEWMRRHLAPDYKIHIISFKDPNPMHIDATFNIIGPGLVLSNPDRPCRQIDMFKKAGWTIVKPPTPMIPDDHPLWMSSKWLSMNVLMLDEKRVMVDANEASIHKMFESLGIKTIKVNIRHANSLGGGFHCWTTDVRRSGTLQSYFH, from the exons ATGCTGCGAGTCAGGTGTCTGAGAGGAGGTAGCAGGGGGGCCGAGGCTGCCCATCTGATCGGAGCCATG CTTGGCCGGGCGGTGACTGGATGGGTGCAGAGGGCCTTCCAGAGCACCtcaagtgcagcagcagctgcacagccACAGCGTGCAGTTGAAGAGGAACATGTTACTGAGCCTGTCCAGCAGGAATGTCCTGTCTGCAGCTACAACGAATGGGACCCTCTTGAGGAGGTGATCGTGGGTCGTGCTGAGAACGCCCACGTGCCTCCCTTCACTGTGGAAGTGAAA GCTAACACATATGAGAAGTATTGGCCCTTCTACCAGAAACATGGGGGCCAGGCTTTTCCTGCGGACCACTTGAAAAACGCTGTTGCTGAGATTGAGGAAATGTGCAATATTCTGCGTCAAGAGGGAGTCGTTGTGAGGAGGCCAGAACCCATCGAGTGGTCCCTGCAATACAAAACTCCAGACTTCACATCATCAG GCATGTATGCTGCCATGCCCAGAGACATCCTTATGGTTGTGGGAAATGAAATTATTGAGGCTCCCATGGCCTGGAGGGCTCGCTTCTTTGAGTACAGAGCCTACAGACCTTTGATCAAGGAGTACTTCAGAAAAGGTGCTAAATGGACCACTGCTCCTAAACCCACTATGGCCGATGAGCTGTACGATCAG GACTACCCCATCCGCACTGTGGAGGACAGACACAAGCTGGCCGCCGAGGGGAAGTTTGTGACCACAGAGCACGAGCCCTGTTTCGATGCTGCCGATTTCATCCGAGCTGGAAGGGATCTTTTTGTCCAGAGGAGTCAG gttaCAAATTACATGGGAATTGAGTGGATGCGCCGTCATCTGGCCCCAGACTACAAGATCCACATAATCTCATTCAAGGACCCCAATCCTATGCACATCGATGCCACCTTTAACATCATTGGGCCAGGATTGGTGCTGTCAAACCCTGACCGTCCATGTCGCCAG ATTGACATGTTCAAGAAGGCTGGCTGGACTATTGTGAAACCTCCAACACCCATGATTCCTGATG ACCACCCACTGTGGATGTCTTCCAAATGGTTGTCCATGAACGTCCTGATGTTGGATGAGAAGCGCGTCATGGTCGACGCCAATGAAGCCAGCATTCACAAAATGTTTGAGAGTCTTG gTATCAAGACCATAAAGGTGAACATTCGCCATGCCAACTCCCTGGGTGGTGGCTTCCACTGCTGGACAACCGATGTCCGCCGCAGCGGTACCCTGCAGTCCTACTTCCACTAG